One window of the Candidatus Jettenia sp. genome contains the following:
- a CDS encoding carboxypeptidase regulatory-like domain-containing protein yields the protein MKRYLISGILSLSVIAFSYSSLTWAQEEKKALTAEEIAEAQKKLEEAQQKLKKTVKNLPKVENAGSITGVVTCQKMRNNADAVVYIEKVGENKFPPPSEHAVVDQLNLTYVPRVVALQKGTVVDFPNSDAVRHNVFSPPTAALQFNLGTYPTGVVKEVSFDVIGETPLLCNVHAEMAGYIVSFDNPYFAVTDKDGNYTIEGVPPGNYVLKTWHEKLKEMSQDVTVEAGKATTSNFELKRRR from the coding sequence ATGAAGAGATATTTAATTTCTGGTATACTCTCGTTATCGGTGATTGCATTTTCATATAGTTCATTAACTTGGGCTCAAGAGGAAAAGAAAGCTTTAACAGCAGAAGAAATTGCTGAAGCACAAAAGAAGTTGGAAGAGGCACAGCAAAAACTGAAAAAGACTGTTAAAAACCTGCCAAAGGTAGAGAATGCAGGTTCTATTACGGGTGTAGTTACCTGTCAAAAAATGAGGAATAATGCTGATGCTGTTGTATATATTGAGAAAGTAGGAGAGAATAAATTTCCTCCTCCCTCTGAGCATGCAGTTGTTGATCAGCTTAATCTTACCTATGTACCCAGGGTTGTAGCATTACAGAAGGGTACTGTAGTAGACTTTCCCAACAGTGATGCAGTACGCCATAATGTGTTTTCACCTCCAACGGCAGCTTTACAATTTAATTTGGGTACTTATCCTACAGGTGTTGTAAAAGAGGTATCTTTTGATGTCATTGGTGAGACGCCTCTGCTTTGTAATGTTCATGCAGAAATGGCAGGCTATATTGTGTCTTTTGATAATCCTTATTTTGCAGTTACAGATAAGGATGGAAACTATACAATTGAAGGTGTTCCCCCAGGAAACTATGTGCTAAAGACTTGGCATGAAAAACTCAAGGAGATGTCTCAGGATGTGACGGTAGAGGCGGGAAAAGCCACTACGTCAAATTTTGAGTTAAAGAGAAGAAGATAG
- a CDS encoding MOSC domain-containing protein: MEAPYILSIQVGRPKIVNIETGSLVSENSWLTGFFKEPVEGRIWLGKSNLSGDGQADLKHHGGADKAVLGYSADHYTAWHNEIVSVKLPYGAFGENFTVKGLTEESVCIGDMYAIGDSQLQVSQPRQPCWKISNRWRIQDLAERVKLSGRTGWYFRVIYEGFVERGLPLILLDRPFPQWTIACANKIMHSRYEDKDAAAELASCHLLSTNWRATLSGN; the protein is encoded by the coding sequence ATGGAAGCGCCTTATATACTTTCAATTCAAGTCGGCAGACCTAAAATTGTTAACATAGAGACGGGTTCGCTTGTTAGTGAAAATTCTTGGTTAACCGGATTTTTCAAAGAACCTGTAGAAGGGAGGATTTGGTTAGGCAAGTCAAATCTTTCAGGTGATGGTCAAGCTGATCTGAAACATCACGGTGGTGCTGATAAGGCAGTTCTTGGATATTCTGCTGATCACTATACCGCCTGGCATAATGAAATCGTAAGTGTTAAGTTACCCTACGGAGCATTCGGAGAAAACTTTACTGTGAAGGGGCTTACCGAGGAGTCTGTTTGTATCGGTGATATGTATGCTATTGGAGATAGCCAATTACAAGTTTCTCAACCTCGGCAGCCATGCTGGAAGATATCAAACAGATGGAGGATTCAAGATTTAGCTGAAAGGGTTAAACTCAGTGGTCGGACAGGTTGGTATTTTAGGGTTATTTACGAGGGATTTGTCGAAAGAGGCCTTCCATTAATCCTTCTTGATCGGCCATTTCCACAGTGGACTATTGCTTGTGCCAATAAAATTATGCATAGCCGGTACGAGGATAAAGATGCTGCTGCTGAACTTGCTTCTTGCCATCTTCTTTCAACGAATTGGCGTGCAACGTTGTCTGGTAACTAA
- a CDS encoding 1-deoxy-D-xylulose-5-phosphate reductoisomerase — translation MKNIVILGSTGSIGKNTLEVARNLKDKFRVIGLSSNSRWELLSDQIEEFKPTYIALNDSKLVEKIKSRFPNNNVKVITGNNCLEEIVLKKEVDIVVSAVVGAVGLPAAIATLQQGKVLALANKESLVMAGHIVMSLAKKNQILPVDSEHSAIFQSLQSGKPSEIKRVIITASGGPFYDYPREKLPDVSPAQALKHPTWQMGQKITIDSATLMNKALEIIEAKWLFDLKIEQIDVVIHPQSIIHSMVEFCDGSVIAQMGMPDMKVPIQYALTYPERKALSVKSFDLSSIGNLTFKKPDMEKFPALKLGYQAAREGGTIGAILNAANEVAVQAFLDGHIRFTEIVSYVEKMVNDHHFIKNPCLEDVLAADIWARQEIKNALFKRIN, via the coding sequence ATGAAAAATATTGTTATTCTTGGTTCTACAGGCTCGATTGGTAAAAACACTCTTGAAGTTGCTCGAAATTTAAAAGACAAGTTTCGAGTTATTGGTCTCTCCTCAAATTCACGATGGGAATTGCTTTCCGATCAAATTGAAGAATTCAAGCCAACATATATTGCCTTAAACGATAGCAAATTAGTTGAAAAGATAAAAAGTCGCTTTCCAAACAATAATGTAAAAGTAATTACGGGAAACAATTGTTTGGAAGAAATTGTTCTAAAAAAAGAAGTAGACATTGTGGTTTCCGCTGTGGTAGGGGCTGTGGGTTTGCCGGCAGCTATTGCGACTTTACAACAGGGGAAGGTTCTTGCGTTGGCTAATAAGGAATCACTTGTTATGGCCGGGCATATAGTAATGTCGTTGGCAAAAAAAAATCAAATTTTACCCGTAGATAGTGAGCATAGCGCAATATTTCAATCTCTTCAGTCTGGTAAGCCGAGTGAAATCAAGCGTGTTATTATTACAGCATCAGGTGGTCCTTTTTATGATTATCCTCGAGAAAAGCTTCCTGATGTAAGTCCGGCACAGGCACTCAAACATCCAACATGGCAAATGGGACAGAAAATAACAATAGATTCAGCTACTCTGATGAATAAGGCGCTGGAGATTATAGAGGCTAAATGGTTATTTGATTTGAAGATAGAGCAAATTGATGTCGTGATACATCCGCAATCAATCATTCATTCTATGGTGGAATTTTGTGATGGGTCGGTTATTGCGCAGATGGGGATGCCTGATATGAAGGTTCCGATTCAATATGCTTTAACATACCCTGAAAGAAAAGCTTTGAGTGTAAAATCATTTGATCTATCAAGTATAGGGAATCTTACATTCAAAAAGCCCGATATGGAAAAATTTCCGGCTCTGAAATTAGGGTATCAAGCCGCTCGGGAAGGCGGTACGATTGGTGCGATTCTTAATGCCGCTAATGAAGTTGCAGTTCAAGCCTTCTTGGATGGCCATATTCGATTTACCGAGATAGTATCCTATGTAGAAAAGATGGTAAATGATCATCACTTTATTAAAAACCCTTGTCTGGAGGATGTTTTAGCAGCTGATATCTGGGCAAGGCAGGAGATAAAAAATGCCTTATTTAAACGTATCAACTAA
- a CDS encoding PocR ligand-binding domain-containing protein → MEQTGQLKVNAEKELISSIQIYLMDILNTHGVIYDVNGSIINEINASSYCKTLRFVSERKDLCQSYSWELSKSAIHFKRPFEDVCPGGLTLLSMPIYLCDNTVMGAHCVAISNPRRSKFCIYDIAAHFNIDAHILWDAVKKTPPMLKPILKMARGQVFSTTELISKIFTHTYALQQREAAIAEKYRCIEEFFKSQKKD, encoded by the coding sequence ATGGAACAGACTGGCCAATTAAAGGTTAACGCCGAAAAAGAACTCATTTCAAGTATTCAAATCTACCTCATGGATATTTTAAACACACATGGCGTTATATATGATGTGAATGGAAGTATAATTAATGAAATTAATGCTTCATCGTATTGTAAGACACTACGTTTTGTCAGTGAACGTAAAGACCTCTGTCAGTCCTATAGCTGGGAGTTATCAAAAAGTGCTATCCATTTTAAAAGACCCTTTGAGGATGTTTGCCCAGGAGGTTTAACTCTTCTTTCAATGCCGATATATCTTTGTGATAATACGGTAATGGGTGCCCATTGTGTGGCGATTTCCAACCCCAGGCGTTCAAAGTTCTGTATATACGATATTGCTGCTCATTTTAATATTGATGCTCATATTCTTTGGGATGCGGTAAAAAAAACACCTCCCATGCTAAAACCGATCTTGAAGATGGCGAGGGGACAGGTGTTTTCAACAACCGAATTAATATCAAAGATTTTTACCCACACATATGCCCTACAACAAAGGGAAGCTGCGATAGCAGAAAAATATCGTTGTATTGAGGAGTTTTTTAAAAGCCAGAAGAAAGATTAA
- a CDS encoding DegT/DnrJ/EryC1/StrS family aminotransferase, whose amino-acid sequence MKLLIPSAGMPVSFSNILKGLLVSLNQPINTFESAIRVYTNKKYCYFTNSGITAFYIILKALRNISEKTEVIIPAYTCPSLVIAIRKAGLKPVLCDISLKTFNMDIQSINTYTQENTLCIVPAHTFGLPIDMEAIINIAQKKSLLVVENATSSLGTTIHQRPTGTFGDVGFYSFDQGKNFSTLSGGCIITDREDIAKFIETECASLPQPGLISKLNITTRLFALAFAAYPFFYTVFYNLAPKLKSTTLHADFHSFAYTKFQAGIGYTLFKHAFELFNKRFDHGIFLFDMLNGIKGIKIPELHPYAVPVFNQFPILFDNKNIKETFLKRINDTGIKIVLPYHNPIHRMYDLGYDLYEDPFPNATYFSRRLLLIPTHPMMNIEKLSKIVSIIKTGLEDDLNDKLMYPSQL is encoded by the coding sequence ATGAAATTGTTAATCCCATCTGCCGGTATGCCTGTTTCTTTTTCAAATATATTAAAAGGGCTGTTAGTATCCCTTAACCAGCCCATCAATACCTTTGAATCAGCCATAAGGGTTTATACAAATAAAAAATATTGTTATTTTACCAACTCAGGCATCACCGCCTTTTATATCATCCTGAAGGCCCTCAGGAATATCTCAGAGAAAACAGAGGTAATTATTCCCGCATATACATGCCCTTCCCTGGTTATTGCTATAAGAAAAGCGGGATTGAAGCCGGTATTATGTGATATTTCCCTCAAAACATTCAATATGGATATCCAATCTATTAATACTTATACACAGGAAAATACCCTCTGCATAGTTCCTGCACATACGTTTGGATTACCTATTGATATGGAAGCTATAATAAATATTGCCCAAAAAAAATCTTTATTGGTAGTTGAGAATGCGACATCTTCATTAGGTACAACCATTCACCAACGCCCGACAGGAACTTTTGGTGATGTCGGCTTTTATAGCTTTGATCAGGGAAAAAACTTTTCTACACTTTCCGGCGGATGTATTATTACCGATAGAGAGGACATTGCAAAATTCATTGAAACAGAATGTGCTTCACTGCCACAACCAGGATTGATTTCAAAATTAAACATTACTACCAGGCTATTTGCATTAGCCTTTGCCGCATATCCCTTCTTTTACACAGTTTTTTATAATCTGGCCCCTAAATTAAAAAGCACTACCCTGCATGCTGATTTTCATAGTTTCGCCTACACAAAATTTCAAGCAGGTATTGGATATACATTATTTAAACATGCATTTGAGCTTTTCAACAAACGGTTCGACCACGGCATTTTCTTATTTGACATGCTCAATGGAATAAAAGGAATTAAAATTCCAGAGTTACATCCATACGCTGTTCCCGTATTCAATCAGTTCCCTATTCTATTCGATAACAAAAATATTAAAGAAACTTTTCTTAAAAGAATTAATGATACAGGCATTAAGATCGTATTACCTTATCATAATCCAATCCACAGAATGTATGACTTAGGATATGATTTATATGAAGACCCATTTCCGAATGCTACCTATTTCTCCCGAAGATTATTATTGATCCCTACACATCCAATGATGAATATTGAAAAATTATCGAAGATCGTAAGTATTATAAAAACGGGCTTAGAAGATGATCTTAATGACAAACTCATGTATCCATCTCAATTATAA
- a CDS encoding biotin--[acetyl-CoA-carboxylase] ligase → MLDYLVSEEIIKGLKTKIIGSTVVIHDRITSTMDVAKKIAHRSFKNGMVIFTEEQTHGRGRSGKSWSCQKSKGLLFTILIRHTIQPDHLCLLTGTIAVSITETIRETLKLPAVIKWPNDILIYGKKVGGVLVELEKGPKKQPIFLVGIGLNVNTSEKELPKQTRLPVTSLAIEKNELIDRTTLATALLQDIDKWYLILKDEHFRYIAERWREFCITIGEKLTIADCGKDYSGKVIDISNNGGLMLRLDNGEIKIFRGEHATIKY, encoded by the coding sequence ATGCTAGATTATCTGGTTTCCGAAGAAATCATTAAGGGATTAAAAACAAAAATCATTGGAAGCACTGTAGTTATTCACGACCGAATAACCTCAACAATGGATGTTGCCAAAAAAATTGCCCATAGGAGTTTTAAAAATGGCATGGTAATTTTTACAGAAGAGCAAACTCATGGAAGGGGACGTTCAGGCAAATCATGGTCTTGCCAAAAATCTAAAGGGTTACTATTTACAATCTTAATAAGGCATACTATCCAGCCAGACCATTTATGCCTATTAACCGGTACTATAGCTGTTTCAATCACAGAGACAATTCGCGAGACTTTAAAACTCCCGGCAGTAATTAAATGGCCTAATGATATTTTAATCTATGGAAAAAAGGTGGGAGGTGTATTGGTAGAATTGGAAAAAGGACCTAAAAAACAACCAATATTTTTAGTTGGCATAGGTCTGAATGTCAATACCTCTGAGAAAGAGTTACCAAAACAAACACGTTTACCCGTAACATCTTTAGCTATCGAAAAAAATGAGCTTATAGATCGCACAACCCTTGCAACTGCATTACTTCAAGATATCGACAAATGGTATTTAATTTTAAAAGACGAACACTTTAGGTATATTGCTGAACGATGGAGGGAATTTTGTATTACAATTGGAGAGAAGTTAACTATTGCCGATTGTGGTAAAGACTATTCTGGCAAGGTAATCGATATTTCTAATAATGGAGGCTTGATGTTGAGATTAGATAACGGTGAGATAAAAATATTCCGTGGTGAACATGCCACGATCAAATATTAG
- a CDS encoding AAA family ATPase → MRSIALLNQKGGVGKTTTTANLGACLAMLGKRVLIVDMDPQANLSVHLGVDIYNLKCSVYNLIKGECKPDEVILPTHIKDLDIIPADIDLSGAEIELVGVVGRETVLKEHLGNVLDRYDYILFDCPPSLGLLTLNVLTLVHEMFIPVQTEFFALRGVGKLLDTFEVVRKRLNNNLEITGIILCMYISRTRLSKEVVEKVKEHFEDRVFNTIIRKNVKLSESPSHGKPITSYAPDSYGSADYMALAKEVVQQENNKKS, encoded by the coding sequence ATGAGAAGTATAGCATTACTTAACCAGAAGGGAGGAGTAGGGAAAACTACTACAACAGCAAATTTGGGCGCATGCCTTGCGATGCTGGGGAAAAGAGTGTTGATTGTCGATATGGATCCACAGGCCAATTTAAGTGTACATCTTGGGGTAGACATTTACAATCTAAAATGTTCCGTATACAACCTCATTAAAGGAGAATGTAAACCAGACGAAGTAATTTTACCTACCCATATTAAAGATCTCGATATTATTCCTGCAGATATTGACCTCTCGGGCGCAGAAATTGAGCTTGTCGGTGTTGTTGGAAGAGAGACGGTGCTAAAAGAACATTTGGGAAATGTATTAGATCGATATGATTATATTCTCTTTGACTGTCCTCCTTCTCTTGGCTTATTGACTCTTAATGTCTTGACGTTAGTACATGAGATGTTTATTCCCGTACAAACTGAATTTTTCGCATTACGAGGGGTGGGTAAGTTGCTGGATACATTTGAGGTTGTTAGAAAAAGATTAAATAATAATTTAGAGATTACCGGAATAATTCTTTGTATGTATATTAGTCGCACCCGACTTAGCAAGGAAGTTGTTGAAAAGGTTAAGGAACACTTTGAAGATAGGGTATTTAATACAATTATCAGGAAAAATGTGAAACTTTCAGAATCTCCCAGTCATGGTAAGCCAATTACATCTTATGCGCCTGATTCTTACGGTTCTGCAGATTACATGGCCCTTGCAAAGGAAGTCGTACAGCAAGAAAATAACAAAAAATCTTAA
- the rseP gene encoding RIP metalloprotease RseP, with product MPYLNVSTNVILVIIGIGLLIFIHELGHFLMAKKIGVRVFAFSLGFGPAILKKQWGETEYRLSLFPLGGYVKLAGEGPEEEKTGASWEFSSKSAGQRASVLVAGVALNAVLAFLAFIVAFQIGVPFITPEVGQVMPGWPAWDAGIQRGDKIVAVDGDKDIDFEDLFTVVALSNPATGVNLKVDRDNKTFDVNVIPRYDNENGIQRIGIMPATSLEVDKIFAFENNNSPARDANLQVKDVVVAVNGKRISTEDEFREIEASNPGKEISVTVLRDNKEVELKVTPSKATRWMLGISCASTILEGVKDDSSARKAGLKEGDEILEVNSKPVTGFTDIKNLVINSEEETCVFTIKRDGIVTLVSVPLSDSKAKEEFLNSITPFYGLKVDSIVEGFPAEKIGLKPGDRITSLNEDEVKDWNTLLQMIMASQGKPMVIEWMRGNERFVSTIEPQKNEKNAVGSIGVKFREKTVVKKYGLLGSCVVGTKKAIINVQRLYLTIKGFFSQRLSPKNVGGFILIAQASYESAKVGFGKLVYFLGILSLQLAILNILPIPVLDGGHLMFLAIERIKGSPVSQRTLSIAQYIGFAIIITLVIYATRNDIMRLLTL from the coding sequence ATGCCTTATTTAAACGTATCAACTAATGTTATTCTTGTTATTATCGGCATCGGTTTGCTTATCTTTATTCATGAACTTGGCCACTTCCTTATGGCAAAAAAGATAGGAGTCCGTGTATTCGCTTTTTCATTGGGTTTTGGGCCTGCGATATTAAAAAAACAATGGGGAGAAACTGAGTACCGACTTTCTCTGTTTCCTCTTGGAGGTTATGTTAAATTGGCCGGAGAAGGTCCGGAAGAGGAAAAGACAGGCGCTTCTTGGGAATTCTCATCCAAGTCTGCCGGGCAGCGTGCCTCTGTACTTGTAGCGGGTGTAGCATTAAATGCTGTTTTAGCTTTTCTCGCTTTTATTGTTGCCTTTCAAATCGGTGTGCCTTTTATTACTCCGGAAGTAGGGCAAGTTATGCCCGGATGGCCAGCATGGGATGCAGGAATTCAGCGAGGTGATAAAATTGTTGCAGTTGATGGAGATAAAGATATTGATTTCGAAGATCTCTTTACGGTTGTTGCCCTGAGCAACCCAGCGACTGGTGTAAATCTTAAAGTTGATCGGGATAATAAGACTTTTGATGTAAATGTTATACCTAGATATGATAACGAGAATGGTATACAGCGTATTGGTATCATGCCTGCAACGAGCTTGGAAGTTGATAAAATATTTGCGTTTGAAAATAACAATTCCCCAGCCAGAGATGCTAATCTTCAGGTTAAAGATGTTGTAGTTGCTGTAAATGGTAAGCGAATTTCTACAGAAGATGAATTCCGAGAAATAGAAGCGAGTAATCCGGGCAAAGAGATATCTGTTACCGTATTACGAGATAATAAAGAAGTAGAGTTGAAGGTGACACCTTCCAAAGCTACCCGATGGATGCTTGGTATTTCTTGTGCAAGTACTATTTTAGAAGGGGTAAAGGATGATAGTAGTGCAAGGAAGGCAGGCTTAAAAGAAGGAGATGAGATTCTTGAAGTCAATTCTAAACCTGTTACAGGATTTACTGACATTAAGAATTTAGTTATAAATTCAGAAGAGGAAACCTGTGTCTTTACCATTAAAAGGGATGGTATCGTAACCTTAGTTTCTGTCCCACTGAGTGATAGCAAAGCGAAAGAAGAGTTTCTTAATAGTATCACTCCTTTTTATGGGCTGAAGGTTGATTCTATTGTTGAAGGATTCCCTGCAGAAAAGATTGGATTAAAACCAGGTGATAGAATTACTTCTCTTAACGAGGATGAGGTAAAAGACTGGAACACCCTGCTTCAGATGATAATGGCGAGCCAAGGGAAGCCTATGGTGATTGAGTGGATGCGCGGTAATGAAAGGTTTGTATCTACCATAGAACCTCAAAAAAATGAAAAAAATGCTGTAGGAAGTATCGGAGTAAAATTTAGAGAGAAAACAGTAGTAAAAAAATACGGTCTTTTGGGTTCATGTGTCGTTGGCACAAAAAAAGCCATCATTAATGTACAAAGACTTTATCTGACAATAAAAGGCTTTTTCTCCCAAAGACTTTCTCCAAAAAATGTCGGAGGCTTTATTTTGATTGCCCAGGCATCTTATGAATCGGCAAAAGTTGGTTTTGGCAAACTGGTCTACTTTTTGGGTATTTTGAGTCTCCAGCTTGCAATTTTGAATATTTTGCCTATTCCAGTACTCGATGGAGGCCATTTAATGTTCTTAGCTATTGAACGAATCAAAGGATCCCCTGTAAGCCAGAGGACCCTTTCCATAGCACAATACATTGGTTTTGCTATTATTATTACCTTAGTTATTTATGCTACGCGAAATGACATCATGCGTTTGTTGACACTTTGA
- the ispG gene encoding flavodoxin-dependent (E)-4-hydroxy-3-methylbut-2-enyl-diphosphate synthase: protein MIQRRKTRVVNVGGVLIGGENPISVQTMTKTHTENIDATVQQIKELEAIGCHIVRVAVPTIVVARCLGAIKRQIRIPIVADIHFGHHLALESIAQGVDKIRINPGNMKDKEKLEEVVRAAKDKGIPIRIGVNSGSVRGNEDKHEDLTMLMVKTVLNYCEHFESIGFKDIVLSLKASDVPSTLSAYRSIAALCDYPLHLGVTAAGPPSLAAIKSAIGIGALLSEGIGDTLRVSYTGASELEIKAGYDILEALGLYKSEKTELISCPTCGRCEIDLVNIVEKVRQRLPKDKKHLQIAIMGCVVNGPGEAREVDIGIAGGKGFGFLFKKGEKVRKIPEDRMVEELLEEIAQMS from the coding sequence ATGATTCAAAGGCGGAAAACAAGGGTAGTTAATGTTGGTGGTGTATTAATTGGTGGAGAAAATCCAATCTCTGTGCAGACTATGACTAAAACCCACACAGAGAATATTGATGCTACGGTTCAGCAAATTAAGGAGCTTGAGGCGATAGGATGTCACATCGTACGTGTTGCAGTACCCACTATTGTTGTGGCTAGATGTCTCGGCGCTATTAAAAGGCAGATACGAATTCCAATCGTTGCTGATATCCACTTCGGTCATCACTTAGCATTGGAATCTATTGCGCAAGGGGTTGATAAAATACGAATTAACCCTGGAAATATGAAGGATAAAGAGAAGCTGGAGGAGGTTGTACGTGCTGCTAAAGATAAGGGCATTCCAATTCGTATTGGAGTTAATTCAGGATCTGTTCGTGGTAATGAAGATAAACACGAGGATTTAACAATGTTGATGGTAAAAACAGTCCTGAATTATTGTGAGCATTTTGAATCAATCGGATTTAAGGATATTGTATTATCTCTCAAGGCTTCAGATGTTCCTTCAACCTTAAGCGCCTATAGATCTATAGCTGCCCTGTGTGATTATCCACTGCATTTAGGTGTTACCGCTGCAGGGCCGCCAAGCCTTGCTGCTATTAAATCAGCTATTGGTATTGGAGCGTTACTTTCTGAGGGTATTGGGGATACCTTAAGGGTTTCTTATACTGGTGCATCCGAACTAGAGATTAAGGCTGGTTATGATATTCTTGAAGCGCTTGGCCTTTATAAAAGCGAAAAGACAGAACTTATATCTTGTCCTACATGCGGTCGTTGTGAGATCGATTTAGTAAATATCGTAGAAAAAGTTAGACAGCGTTTACCAAAGGATAAAAAACATCTCCAAATAGCGATTATGGGTTGTGTTGTTAATGGTCCTGGCGAAGCGCGTGAAGTTGATATCGGTATTGCTGGAGGAAAGGGATTTGGATTCCTTTTTAAGAAAGGTGAGAAGGTGCGGAAAATACCGGAAGATCGTATGGTAGAGGAACTCCTAGAAGAAATTGCCCAGATGTCCTAA